The Acidobacteriota bacterium genome has a segment encoding these proteins:
- a CDS encoding protein kinase gives MIGSTVSHYRILAPLGEGGMGVVFEAEDTRLRRRVALKFLPSGTAVSTEAVLRLKREAEATSALNHPNICTIFDIGEHAGAPFIVMEKLTGSTLKQYIGGRPLPLERLLILGAEIADALDAAHGAGIIHRDIKPQNIFVTSRGTAKLLDFGLARLDDTKAAGADPVDSESPTVALPGQLTALGATVGTLAYMSPEQARGEPVDARSDLFSFGAVLYEMATGRPPFVGQSSAVILDSVLNREPPSPSQINPALPPELDTLIVGALQKDRDVRVQSAAEIRAQLMRLRRQDATGQSRPAAPARMLSSRKAIAASVVLAVLIVATVSVLLLRRNHTADDAGPITSVAVLPFVSATGSEESEYVSEGLAETLMNHLSRNPRLRVIPRSTVFRYKTEKISPKRIAEELGVRAIVAGRLVQRGDRLTVHVELIDPRADAQLWGARYERSRAELLTLQREMSEELARALRTRGAPVEETSPRHMTSDEEAFQLYLKGRYEWNKRTGPALRTALSHFQSAIARDPDFALAYLGLADTYAIMEQYTDEPAAVLLPKAREAAVRALEADPSLAEAHATLGLIYQQMWRWEEAEAEFRKAIALKPNYPTARHWYSIHLRSVGRPEEALEQIRIAQRLDPLSMIIGVAAASTLAESGRHEEAIKRYLELDPNFYIVQSRLSRSYSELGRHDDAVRSARYAVQRSGGACEQLADLGRACAMAGDTSCATAALQDLRSGSDGAACDPVWAAYVHAALGQADAAFSALENAYDQKSARLSYIETDRIMLGPLQTDPRYAELLRNMSIR, from the coding sequence ATGATCGGATCGACGGTTTCGCACTATCGAATCCTCGCTCCACTGGGTGAGGGTGGGATGGGCGTAGTCTTCGAGGCGGAGGACACGCGGCTGCGCCGACGCGTGGCGCTGAAGTTTCTTCCGAGCGGAACCGCCGTCAGCACCGAGGCGGTTCTGCGCCTGAAGCGCGAAGCGGAAGCGACGTCCGCACTGAATCATCCGAACATCTGCACCATCTTCGACATCGGGGAACACGCCGGTGCTCCTTTCATCGTGATGGAGAAGTTGACCGGGTCGACGCTCAAGCAGTACATCGGGGGCAGGCCTCTCCCCCTGGAGCGCCTCCTCATCCTTGGGGCCGAGATTGCCGACGCGCTGGACGCGGCGCATGGCGCGGGAATCATCCATCGGGACATCAAGCCCCAGAACATATTCGTCACCAGCCGCGGCACAGCGAAGCTGCTGGATTTCGGTCTGGCGCGACTCGACGACACGAAAGCAGCGGGAGCGGATCCTGTGGATTCCGAGTCGCCGACGGTTGCCTTGCCCGGCCAGCTCACGGCGTTAGGCGCCACGGTAGGCACCCTCGCTTATATGTCTCCGGAGCAGGCGCGTGGTGAACCGGTGGACGCGCGTTCGGACCTCTTTTCGTTCGGCGCAGTGCTGTACGAGATGGCGACCGGCCGCCCACCTTTCGTCGGCCAGAGCTCGGCTGTCATTCTCGACTCCGTTCTCAACCGGGAACCGCCTTCTCCATCGCAGATCAATCCAGCCCTGCCGCCGGAGCTCGATACCCTGATCGTGGGCGCTCTGCAGAAAGATCGAGACGTGCGCGTGCAGAGTGCAGCAGAGATTCGCGCGCAACTCATGCGCCTCCGGCGACAGGATGCGACCGGTCAGAGCCGCCCCGCCGCTCCTGCGCGTATGCTCTCCAGCCGCAAGGCAATCGCAGCATCGGTAGTTCTCGCCGTCCTGATCGTCGCAACGGTCTCGGTCCTGCTCCTGAGACGCAACCATACGGCCGATGACGCCGGACCGATCACCTCCGTTGCTGTACTTCCGTTTGTCAGCGCAACAGGGAGCGAGGAAAGCGAGTACGTGAGCGAGGGACTCGCGGAAACGCTGATGAATCACCTGTCGAGAAATCCGCGGCTCAGGGTGATTCCGCGGAGCACGGTATTCCGATACAAAACCGAGAAGATCTCTCCGAAGCGAATTGCGGAGGAGCTCGGGGTCCGCGCGATCGTGGCGGGCCGTCTCGTTCAGCGTGGGGACCGATTGACCGTACACGTGGAGCTGATCGATCCGAGAGCGGATGCTCAGTTGTGGGGCGCGCGATACGAGCGGAGTCGGGCGGAGCTCCTCACATTGCAGCGCGAAATGTCGGAAGAGCTCGCGCGCGCACTAAGGACGCGCGGCGCTCCGGTCGAGGAGACGTCGCCGCGGCATATGACCTCCGATGAAGAGGCGTTCCAGCTCTACCTGAAAGGCCGTTACGAGTGGAACAAGAGAACGGGACCAGCGCTGCGAACTGCGTTATCGCACTTCCAGTCTGCCATCGCACGTGATCCCGACTTCGCGCTCGCTTACCTCGGGCTCGCCGACACGTACGCAATCATGGAACAGTACACCGATGAGCCGGCCGCGGTTCTGCTGCCGAAGGCGAGAGAGGCGGCAGTGCGCGCCCTGGAGGCCGATCCCTCGCTCGCCGAAGCCCACGCCACGCTCGGCCTGATTTATCAGCAGATGTGGCGATGGGAGGAAGCCGAAGCCGAATTCCGGAAAGCCATTGCCCTCAAGCCGAACTACCCGACGGCGCGCCACTGGTACAGCATTCATCTGCGCTCCGTCGGCCGACCGGAGGAAGCCCTCGAGCAGATCCGCATCGCCCAACGGCTCGATCCTCTGTCAATGATCATCGGCGTTGCCGCGGCGTCAACACTCGCGGAGTCCGGACGTCATGAGGAAGCGATCAAACGATACCTGGAGCTCGATCCTAACTTCTACATCGTCCAATCGCGTCTCAGCCGGTCATACTCGGAACTCGGAAGGCATGACGACGCCGTACGCTCGGCCCGCTATGCCGTGCAGCGTTCGGGCGGAGCTTGTGAACAGCTGGCGGATCTCGGGAGGGCCTGCGCAATGGCCGGCGATACGAGCTGCGCGACGGCAGCCTTGCAGGATCTCCGGAGCGGTTCCGACGGAGCGGCTTGTGATCCGGTCTGGGCTGCGTACGTCCATGCCGCACTCGGTCAGGCTGATGCCGCCTTCTCCGCTCTGGAGAACGCCTACGATCAGAAGAGCGCGAGGCTCTCGTACATCGAGACCGACCGGATCATGCTGGGACCGCTGCAGACCGACCCCCGCTACGCCGAGTTGCTCCGAAATATGAGCATTCGATGA
- a CDS encoding diguanylate cyclase produces MPAVCSKRLRTLLAIAAMLPALSSAQEQSETPSGAAASLRIITIAEVIRDSNGDTIPDRLGEPVHVRGTVTIGSGVVSQERLHVYFQDETAGTYAFSIAERGPNIPPGALIDVVGTVDQYRGAIQINRPRVAILGQRELPEPLVLTLQEAAQWKHYGKLVTVRGSIGTPVQLGPYVGYDLQHAGSTMRLALPPGVLRDFAVTSVPPSSEVSVTGVVTIYSENPPHNDGFQLMVGSPSWISVQSKASPIGAWVNRYGKAVAFAITLLVLLLLAFGISRRKMRLRKEQADTLSRVGLLAAAATDPDAFLADAIDLLIRNELVDGVVVHLLERGRLRLHASYGAARDKEKQIDEQVQSRLSGTIHNRDLPISEFQLQDRARDERLYPLVCVALQGRTRAVGVITALSTTRHALTPREASMIASVANLIALGIENVQMMLDHDEKNRELEQQAISDPLTGLYNRRFVDEYLRIHMAMARRRKTQVSFIAIDLDHFKKVNDTYGHARGDEILVRVAHVIRDTARTSDLTVRTGGEEFLVAMTDTGEAGALIYANRLQKELRIQHYEEVSMPITVSIGIAVYPDHGEEVGALLRIADESLYASKRLGRDRITVGSGGPRPLPD; encoded by the coding sequence ATGCCCGCCGTCTGCTCGAAACGACTCCGGACCCTCCTGGCGATTGCCGCGATGCTTCCGGCGCTGTCATCAGCCCAGGAACAGAGCGAGACACCCTCCGGGGCGGCGGCATCTCTTCGCATAATCACAATCGCTGAGGTAATTCGAGATTCGAACGGAGATACGATCCCTGACAGGCTCGGCGAACCTGTTCATGTCCGGGGAACAGTCACAATCGGCTCCGGCGTCGTCTCTCAGGAGAGGCTGCACGTCTACTTCCAGGATGAGACGGCCGGCACGTACGCTTTCTCCATTGCCGAGCGTGGACCCAACATCCCGCCAGGCGCGCTCATCGACGTGGTGGGCACCGTCGATCAGTATCGAGGCGCCATTCAGATCAACCGGCCTCGCGTCGCGATTTTAGGCCAGCGGGAGTTGCCCGAGCCGCTCGTGCTGACTCTGCAAGAGGCAGCACAATGGAAGCACTACGGAAAGCTTGTAACAGTGCGCGGCTCCATCGGGACCCCGGTCCAGCTGGGTCCCTACGTCGGTTATGACCTCCAGCACGCGGGCTCCACGATGCGACTGGCGTTGCCGCCAGGCGTGCTGCGGGACTTCGCGGTGACCTCTGTTCCGCCTTCGTCCGAGGTGAGCGTTACCGGTGTCGTGACCATCTATTCAGAAAACCCTCCCCATAACGACGGCTTTCAACTCATGGTTGGCTCGCCCTCCTGGATCAGCGTGCAGTCGAAGGCATCTCCGATCGGCGCATGGGTGAACCGGTACGGCAAAGCGGTCGCCTTCGCAATCACTCTGCTGGTGCTCCTCCTGCTGGCATTCGGGATCTCGCGCAGGAAGATGCGGCTACGAAAAGAGCAGGCGGACACGCTCAGTCGGGTCGGATTGCTCGCCGCCGCAGCAACAGATCCGGACGCGTTTCTCGCCGACGCGATCGACCTTCTCATCAGGAACGAGCTCGTCGATGGAGTGGTCGTCCATCTTCTCGAGCGTGGGCGTCTGCGCCTGCATGCCTCGTACGGCGCTGCACGCGACAAGGAAAAACAGATCGACGAGCAGGTTCAGAGCCGGCTTTCCGGAACGATCCACAATCGGGACCTTCCGATCAGCGAATTCCAGCTTCAGGACCGAGCGAGGGATGAGCGCCTGTATCCGCTCGTCTGTGTAGCCCTTCAGGGGCGGACACGCGCGGTGGGCGTGATCACCGCGCTGAGCACCACGCGTCACGCGCTGACCCCGCGGGAAGCAAGCATGATCGCCTCCGTGGCCAACCTGATCGCACTGGGGATCGAGAATGTTCAGATGATGCTCGATCATGACGAAAAGAATCGGGAGCTCGAGCAACAGGCGATCTCCGATCCTCTGACGGGCCTCTACAACCGCCGGTTCGTCGACGAGTACCTGCGGATCCACATGGCAATGGCCCGCCGTCGCAAAACTCAGGTGAGCTTCATCGCCATCGATCTCGATCACTTCAAAAAGGTGAACGACACGTACGGCCATGCTCGCGGCGATGAAATCCTGGTGCGTGTCGCTCACGTCATACGTGACACGGCTCGGACGAGCGATCTGACCGTCAGGACCGGCGGAGAAGAGTTCCTCGTCGCCATGACCGACACGGGGGAAGCGGGCGCTCTCATTTACGCAAACCGTCTCCAGAAGGAACTACGCATCCAGCACTACGAAGAAGTCTCGATGCCGATCACCGTCTCGATCGGAATCGCTGTCTACCCGGACCACGGAGAGGAGGTCGGAGCGCTGCTTCGCATCGCGGACGAATCGCTCTACGCATCGAAGCGACTCGGGCGTGATCGAATCACCGTCGGATCCGGCGGACCCCGGCCCCTGCCAGACTGA
- a CDS encoding antibiotic biosynthesis monooxygenase, with protein sequence MYIAMNHFRIAAGRGEEFEGRWRERTTHLDEVPGFMQFHLVRGADHDDGSHRYASHVMWETEQQFVDWTRSEAFRKAHASARMPEGMMIGHPQFMGWESVSL encoded by the coding sequence ATGTACATCGCTATGAATCATTTCCGGATCGCCGCGGGACGCGGTGAAGAGTTCGAAGGACGATGGCGGGAGCGGACGACGCACCTCGACGAAGTTCCCGGCTTCATGCAGTTCCATCTCGTGCGCGGCGCCGATCACGACGACGGCTCCCATCGCTACGCCAGTCACGTGATGTGGGAAACCGAACAGCAGTTCGTCGACTGGACGAGGAGCGAAGCGTTTCGAAAGGCGCATGCGTCGGCCAGGATGCCCGAGGGGATGATGATCGGACATCCGCAGTTCATGGGATGGGAGTCGGTTTCGCTGTAA
- a CDS encoding amidohydrolase family protein, whose protein sequence is MNRGNRHWRGIIIVVATLAWGGPGALRADSEIKALVGGRLIDGFGGRPVANSVIIVEGERIRAVGRMGEIEIPEQAEIISTEGMDVLPGLWDMHVHLMINGHADYDHWFSTYPDLYRSVIMPASANQLLLAGVTSARDLGAPLEDIIAVRDAINRGEIPGPTMYVSGPFIQHRPYPGTEQYRWGVSGAEDARRKVRRLIEAGVDVIKLIDQDQMTMEEVRAVVEEAHRHGRTVVAHAHRPEEIRRGLEAGVDCFEHTGLASAPEYPPDVIEMIRERTAQMNRGPLFWTPTVEGLFNYEALRDNPEILDSTEWHLGLPEEIIRDIRDSFRHPERLSYFQLTPLRRPTLRHKIEQLRESGVVLLIGTDSGIPMKFHSQSTWNELEVWVRGMGISPMEAIRGATYWPSVLMKVSDEVGTVSEGKYADLIAVRGDVLRHISLLQRVDLVMKRGTRYK, encoded by the coding sequence ATGAATCGCGGAAACCGTCACTGGAGGGGAATCATCATCGTCGTGGCGACTCTGGCGTGGGGGGGCCCTGGGGCGCTCCGGGCGGACTCGGAGATCAAGGCTCTGGTCGGCGGACGGTTGATCGATGGCTTCGGGGGACGGCCGGTGGCGAACAGCGTCATCATCGTCGAAGGCGAGCGCATCCGGGCGGTGGGGCGGATGGGAGAGATCGAAATCCCCGAACAGGCCGAAATCATTTCGACTGAAGGGATGGATGTGCTGCCGGGGCTTTGGGACATGCACGTCCACCTGATGATCAATGGTCACGCGGACTACGACCACTGGTTCTCGACCTATCCCGATCTCTACCGCAGTGTCATTATGCCCGCGTCCGCGAACCAGCTCCTGCTCGCGGGTGTGACGAGCGCCCGCGATCTCGGTGCTCCGCTCGAAGACATCATCGCCGTCCGGGATGCGATCAACCGCGGAGAGATTCCGGGACCCACGATGTACGTCTCGGGTCCGTTCATTCAGCACCGGCCGTATCCCGGCACCGAGCAATACCGTTGGGGGGTGAGCGGAGCGGAAGACGCACGAAGAAAAGTGCGGCGGCTGATCGAGGCCGGCGTCGACGTGATCAAGCTGATCGATCAGGATCAGATGACGATGGAGGAGGTCCGGGCCGTCGTGGAGGAGGCGCATCGCCATGGCCGCACGGTCGTCGCGCACGCGCACCGTCCGGAGGAGATCCGGCGCGGACTGGAGGCCGGCGTCGACTGTTTCGAGCACACCGGGCTGGCGAGTGCGCCCGAGTACCCGCCGGACGTCATTGAGATGATTCGGGAAAGGACGGCTCAGATGAACCGCGGGCCGCTCTTCTGGACCCCGACCGTCGAGGGGCTCTTCAACTACGAAGCGCTGCGGGACAACCCGGAGATCCTCGATTCGACCGAGTGGCATCTCGGACTGCCCGAGGAGATCATTCGCGACATCCGGGACTCGTTCCGCCATCCGGAGCGACTTTCCTACTTTCAGCTAACGCCGCTCCGCCGTCCGACGCTCCGGCATAAGATCGAGCAACTGCGGGAATCGGGAGTGGTTCTGCTGATCGGCACCGACAGCGGAATCCCGATGAAGTTCCATAGCCAGTCGACGTGGAACGAGCTCGAGGTCTGGGTGCGGGGGATGGGCATCAGCCCGATGGAGGCGATTCGGGGCGCCACCTACTGGCCATCGGTCCTGATGAAGGTGTCGGACGAGGTGGGCACGGTCAGCGAAGGAAAGTACGCCGACCTCATCGCGGTGCGGGGAGACGTCCTGAGGCACATCAGCCTTCTTCAGAGGGTCGATCTCGTGATGAAGCGGGGGACGCGATACAAGTGA
- a CDS encoding class I SAM-dependent methyltransferase: protein MARLFDDESSRDFFSEKYSRIQSAAALRIEEAVLGHASGLSGYTTVEQARLLRERIELSPESRTLDLGAGRGWPGAYLARETGCPLVFCDTPFECLHEALLQSGCDTDTSLSAVVADGRALPFRAETFDAIVFADVF, encoded by the coding sequence ATGGCGCGTTTATTCGACGACGAATCGAGTCGGGATTTCTTTTCCGAAAAATACTCCAGGATCCAATCTGCCGCGGCGCTCAGAATAGAGGAGGCCGTCCTCGGGCATGCTTCCGGGCTGAGCGGTTACACGACCGTCGAGCAGGCCCGGCTTCTCCGCGAGAGAATAGAGCTCTCTCCGGAATCGCGGACTCTCGATCTCGGCGCAGGGAGAGGATGGCCGGGGGCGTATCTGGCGCGTGAGACGGGATGTCCGCTCGTTTTTTGCGATACGCCTTTCGAATGTCTTCACGAAGCTCTGCTGCAATCCGGATGCGACACCGATACGAGCCTCTCGGCCGTCGTCGCGGATGGACGTGCGCTGCCCTTCCGAGCGGAGACATTCGACGCGATCGTCTTCGCCGACGTCTTCTGA
- a CDS encoding serine/threonine-protein kinase, whose translation MTLPNGSNLGPYQIVSRLGAGGMGEVYRALDTRLDRSVAVKVLPSDTSGDEKANARFQREAKLISQLSHPNICALYDIGRSNETTYIVMELIDGETLGSRLQRGPLPLREIFPCAIQIADALDRAHRTGVIHRDLKPGNVMLTRGGAKLLDFGLARAINPVVAEDDPTQAAPLTSAGMVVGTLPYMAPEQLHGRETDERSDIFAFGALLYEMITGRRAFHASSSASLVAQILEHEPPAPSSLQPITPAALERVVMTCLEKDPERRFQCAGDLARELRRIETGTAIELETATTIGPLKSRPMLYGLIAAGVVVALAAAVAGFLAGRQGTDPAPRATFTQLTFGSGEELHPTISPDGRMFAYVKRADGQRDIFLQRTGGSSAINLTEGNQLDDEAPAFSPDGNLIAFRSDRDGGGIFVMGATGESVRRLTESGFNPAWSPDGSRIVYSTERTGTPRTVYGGGELWTVELGSGRSERLFEGPALQPSWSPDGRRIAFWAGRSGGHRDIFLIDATGEPESLVNVTADAHLDWNPVWSPDGTTLYFSSERNGTMNLWRVAIDQTSGKPAGAVEPLNAASPDASSISISGDGTRILYRSTSHYGTLERIRFDATTETVEGDGVVFDGSLPIRNAAASPDGSWIAFSTSGIQEDVYVMAADGTDVRQLTSDASRDRGISWWPDGSRIVFYSNRTGTWQGWTIRPDGSGLEQLTEMAANWPRISRDGTRVTFVGENQGIVAELATLPVSEGRPLPRVEGSSFAPATWSPDGTKVAGAPWGSVGTYIYSPTIGPAWSPRRRGSALSSTTGACC comes from the coding sequence ATGACACTGCCAAACGGAAGCAACCTCGGGCCGTACCAGATCGTTTCGCGACTGGGTGCCGGTGGCATGGGAGAAGTCTACAGGGCACTCGACACGCGGCTCGACCGCAGCGTCGCCGTCAAGGTACTTCCTTCTGATACTTCGGGAGACGAGAAAGCCAACGCGCGGTTTCAGCGTGAGGCGAAGCTCATCTCGCAGCTCAGCCATCCGAACATCTGCGCTCTCTACGACATCGGCAGGTCCAACGAAACGACCTACATCGTCATGGAGCTGATCGATGGAGAGACTCTCGGCTCGCGCCTCCAACGGGGTCCCCTCCCTCTGCGCGAGATCTTCCCCTGCGCGATTCAGATCGCGGATGCTCTCGACCGCGCGCACCGCACGGGAGTGATTCACCGCGACCTCAAGCCGGGCAACGTCATGCTGACCAGGGGAGGCGCGAAACTCCTCGATTTCGGTCTGGCGCGTGCGATCAACCCGGTGGTCGCAGAGGATGATCCCACCCAGGCCGCACCTCTGACCTCCGCTGGAATGGTCGTCGGAACACTGCCGTACATGGCTCCCGAGCAATTGCACGGTCGCGAGACCGACGAACGTTCGGATATTTTCGCGTTTGGCGCTTTGCTCTACGAGATGATCACCGGCAGGCGGGCCTTCCACGCCAGCAGCTCCGCGAGCCTGGTTGCGCAGATCCTCGAGCACGAGCCGCCCGCTCCATCCTCGCTTCAGCCCATCACACCCGCTGCACTGGAACGAGTGGTCATGACCTGCCTCGAGAAAGATCCCGAGCGGCGATTCCAGTGCGCTGGTGATCTCGCAAGAGAACTGCGTAGGATCGAAACAGGGACTGCCATCGAGCTGGAAACGGCGACCACGATCGGACCGCTTAAGTCGCGGCCGATGCTCTACGGTCTGATCGCAGCCGGCGTCGTCGTGGCGCTCGCCGCGGCGGTTGCGGGATTTCTCGCCGGCCGCCAGGGAACCGATCCGGCACCTAGAGCAACGTTCACTCAGCTGACGTTCGGCAGCGGCGAAGAGCTTCATCCGACGATCTCACCTGACGGGAGAATGTTTGCTTACGTCAAGAGGGCCGATGGTCAGCGGGACATCTTCCTGCAACGGACCGGAGGATCGAGCGCCATCAATCTGACCGAGGGAAATCAGCTTGACGATGAGGCACCAGCATTTTCACCCGACGGCAATCTGATCGCCTTCCGGTCGGACAGGGACGGAGGCGGCATCTTCGTCATGGGGGCTACCGGGGAGTCGGTTCGGCGCCTGACGGAGAGCGGTTTCAACCCCGCCTGGTCGCCGGATGGCTCGAGGATCGTGTACTCGACGGAGAGGACCGGTACTCCGCGCACCGTCTACGGCGGTGGTGAGCTCTGGACCGTCGAGCTGGGAAGTGGACGCTCGGAGCGGCTTTTCGAAGGTCCCGCTCTGCAGCCGTCCTGGTCACCCGATGGACGGCGCATCGCCTTCTGGGCCGGCCGCAGTGGTGGCCACCGCGACATCTTCCTGATCGACGCAACAGGGGAACCGGAGAGCCTGGTCAATGTGACGGCGGATGCTCATCTCGACTGGAATCCCGTCTGGTCGCCCGACGGGACCACTCTCTACTTCTCGAGTGAGCGCAACGGCACGATGAATCTCTGGCGCGTCGCCATCGATCAGACTTCGGGGAAGCCGGCCGGCGCGGTCGAACCGCTCAACGCCGCCTCGCCGGACGCGTCGTCCATCTCTATTTCAGGAGACGGCACGCGGATACTGTATCGATCCACCTCTCACTACGGAACACTCGAAAGGATCCGTTTCGACGCCACAACGGAAACCGTGGAAGGGGACGGAGTCGTGTTCGACGGGTCGCTTCCCATTCGCAACGCGGCCGCATCCCCCGATGGTTCGTGGATCGCATTTTCGACCTCCGGCATTCAGGAGGACGTGTACGTGATGGCGGCCGACGGCACCGACGTTCGGCAGCTGACCAGTGACGCTTCGCGTGATCGTGGCATCAGCTGGTGGCCGGACGGCTCGCGCATCGTCTTCTACTCCAATCGTACCGGCACATGGCAGGGGTGGACGATCCGTCCCGACGGAAGCGGCCTCGAGCAGCTTACGGAAATGGCGGCAAACTGGCCGCGGATCTCCCGCGACGGGACGCGCGTCACGTTCGTTGGCGAGAATCAAGGAATCGTCGCGGAGCTTGCGACCCTGCCGGTAAGTGAGGGGAGGCCGCTTCCCCGGGTCGAAGGGAGTTCCTTCGCGCCCGCGACATGGTCGCCCGACGGAACGAAAGTCGCGGGAGCACCGTGGGGCAGTGTAGGTACCTACATTTACTCGCCGACGATCGGCCCCGCCTGGTCTCCCCGACGGCGAGGATCAGCGCTTTCATCGACGACCGGCGCCTGCTGTTGA